The following is a genomic window from Paenibacillus thiaminolyticus.
CCCCATCTGGTTGATCATCGACGTATGAACAGGCCCGCGGAAATAAAGCCTGCCATCGTCGTCCCGAATCTCCTCGAACGCCGACCAGATCTGATCCTCCAGCGTCTCTCCCTTTTGAGGCTGGGAATGAACCGATTGCATCGCTTTCAATATATCCTTGCGGCTAATTACGCCGATCAGCTTCTTCTCCCCGTCAACGACCGGAATCAGCTCAATGCCTTCCCATACCATCATATGGCCTGCCGTCGCTATCGAGGTGTGAGGCATGACCGTAATCGGATTGGGGCTCATTAAATGCTCGATTCGTTCACTGTCGGAAGCGCCGATAATGTCCTTGGCGATAATCATGCCCACCGGCTTGTTCGCATCATCCACTACGGGAAAACGGTTGTGATCGGATTCCTCGATCAGCTTTTTCAGATGCCCGACCGTACTGGCTTGGTGAATCGCGGTGAGCGGAATATCTTTTCGAATAATATCGCCGACCAAAATGATCTGCTTCTTGATCATCCGTTCGGATAAAGCGCGGTTCAGAAGCGCAGCCACCGTGAAGGTGTCGTATTTGCAGCTGATGACCGGAAGCGCCAGCTCGTCCGCCAGCTCGCGAACCTCCGCCGGGGTATCGAAGCCCCCCGTAATCAGCACCCCTGCCCCCAAGGTCAAGGCGCTGTGATGCGCCTTGTTCCGGTTCCCGACAATCAGCAGATTTCCCGGTTCAATGTAGCGGATCATCGCTTCGAGCTGCATGGCCCCGATCACGAACTTGTTCAGCGTCTTGCCGAGGCCCGCTGTGCCGCCCAACACCTCGCCGTCCACCAGACTTCGTATTTCTTCGAAGGTCAGTTTATCGATATGCTGCGGCTCTTTCTTCTCGATCCGTACGGTGCCCGTGCGCTCTCTCGTGCTCACAATGCCCCGGCCCTCCGCTTCCTTGATGGCGCGGTAAGCCGTCCCCTCGCTCACGTTCAACGCCTGCGCGATTTTGCGCACCGAAATGCGCGTCCCGATATCAAGTTCCTCAATGTATTGGATAATCTGTCCGTGCTTCGTCGTCATTTCGTAAGAATTCATAAGCTATCCC
Proteins encoded in this region:
- a CDS encoding DRTGG domain-containing protein, giving the protein MNSYEMTTKHGQIIQYIEELDIGTRISVRKIAQALNVSEGTAYRAIKEAEGRGIVSTRERTGTVRIEKKEPQHIDKLTFEEIRSLVDGEVLGGTAGLGKTLNKFVIGAMQLEAMIRYIEPGNLLIVGNRNKAHHSALTLGAGVLITGGFDTPAEVRELADELALPVISCKYDTFTVAALLNRALSERMIKKQIILVGDIIRKDIPLTAIHQASTVGHLKKLIEESDHNRFPVVDDANKPVGMIIAKDIIGASDSERIEHLMSPNPITVMPHTSIATAGHMMVWEGIELIPVVDGEKKLIGVISRKDILKAMQSVHSQPQKGETLEDQIWSAFEEIRDDDGRLYFRGPVHTSMINQMGYISEGILGSMITLAVTRTIKQHKKKDLLIDHTSVYYLAPIEIENIVEMIPTVIELSRRFCKIEVEMFVQGQRVIKAMVTARILD